The genomic region CCAATCTTTTAAATCCTTCCCCCAAGACTTCGTGTACATCGGCCAAAATGATAAAGGCCTCGGGGTCAGCCTCATGCACTATTTGCTTTAACTTGGCAACCTCGGCCCGGGCCACCACGGAAAGAAGCACCTCCCGCTCCTGCCCGGTGTACATGCCATGCCCCTTCCACGCCGTGGCCCCCCGATCCAGCCTGGTTAAAATGGCCTGGCCAATGGTATCCGCATGTTGAGATATGATGATAAAGGCCTTGGCATAGCTTAAGCCTTCCAACACCAGGTCAATGATCCAGGAGGTTAGGAAAATGGTAATCAGGGCATACAGGGCCAATTCAGTGGATCGAAAGACAATGCCCGCCCACAGTACCACCACACCGTCAATAACAAACAGCAATTGGCCGATATTAACCCCCACATAAGTTCTAAAAATGGCTGCCAGTAATTCGGTGCCGCCGGTGGTGCCGTTAAATCTAAAAACTACGCCCAGGCCTAAACCCGTCAACACACCGCCGTATAAACTGGCCAGCAGCAAGTCCTTGGTTAACAGCGGCATGTGGGGCGCCAGCAGGTCGATGAATACCGAAAGGGCCACCGTACCGTACAGCGAATTTACGGTATAACGCCAGCCCAACCTGATAATGGACCAAAGAAAAAGCGGCACGTTGAGGGCCAGCATGGTCATACCCACCGGCAGATGGGCCAAATGGTAGAGAATTGTGGCCACACCGCTTAAACCGCCGGCAGCGATTTTGGCCGGCACCAAAAAGGCATCCAGGCCCACAGCAGTCAAAAGGACTCCTATAGTAACGCCTAAATAATCTTTCAACCAGCGCAGAAACATGGGTTTATCCTTTCAAAGCACAGTGTTTATGGTCGGACTTATCATACCCCAAAAAGAAAACGCCTATTTTCTAGGCTCTTACATTTATTAAAATCAATTTAGCCAGTATTAGTGTTCTCCCCGCAAGTGCTAAATCCTTCCAAAGCAGATAAAAATCCTGTCGAAATTCACTAAATTCAAACGGGGACGGTTCTTACTTTGAGCATTTTGCAAAATTACCTTTTTCTCTGAGAAAACAAAGTCTGAATAAGCCCTTTGGCCTTTATTTTTAGCTGAAGGAATAGTTAAAGAATATTATTCTGTAAGATTCTTTAAAAATGGGCATACTGGCAGAATTTTTTGTGGATACAACAGCAAGTATTTATTAACAGGCGTCTAAGCTGCGTTCTTATTTGATTGGGATGTTGTCAGCGCCCCTAGCAAAAGAACAACAAGGTTTATAACCAAATGACTTTTTACCTTCTTAATGCCCCAAACATGTAGCTGATTTGCTGTAAGGTAACTTTTGAGGCGGGAGTTTACTCTTTCTACAGAGGTTCTTTGTTTGTAAAGTTCTGTCCAGCCTCGTGAATCACGGTGAGGAACCGAATAACGGCGAAGATCCTCTGTTACTTTAATTTTTTTTACGAAACCAAAATTTGAATTAGAGCACCACGCAGATCCAAAAGGACAGTTAACTTTTCCCACAACATGGGGGCACCGGAATTTAAGTGTATCCTTGTCACTGCCCCAGTAAACCATTGAATAACCCATTGAACAAATTGGTGTCCCGTTAGAATTTATTCCTTCCGGCGGTATTTTTTCATTGCGGAGATTCAATGGAATAATTGCTTGGGCAAGGGCATCTCTAGCAGCTTCATAATTTTTGTTTTGATCGTAGCCAGCATCCATTACATAAAACTTTGGTCAATGCTTTTTAGGTAATGAAGCTGTTGTCTTTTTAATTAGTTCAGCCCCCAAATCACCATCATTAGTATTGGCCGGTGTTACCTCAAAAGCAACTGACAGCTCGCTGGCAGTATCAACAGCCATATGCAGTTTATAACCAAACCAGGTAATGGTGTTACCAAAGGAATCTTTTTTGCACCCCCAGTCGGCATTACCTGTTAGCTTACTATGTTTCCGTGGCTGCTTTTCCTCATAGGCATCAATAGGGGTACTATCTATAGCCACTACTTGACCTATAATAA from Desulfotomaculum nigrificans DSM 574 harbors:
- a CDS encoding YitT family protein, which codes for MFLRWLKDYLGVTIGVLLTAVGLDAFLVPAKIAAGGLSGVATILYHLAHLPVGMTMLALNVPLFLWSIIRLGWRYTVNSLYGTVALSVFIDLLAPHMPLLTKDLLLASLYGGVLTGLGLGVVFRFNGTTGGTELLAAIFRTYVGVNIGQLLFVIDGVVVLWAGIVFRSTELALYALITIFLTSWIIDLVLEGLSYAKAFIIISQHADTIGQAILTRLDRGATAWKGHGMYTGQEREVLLSVVARAEVAKLKQIVHEADPEAFIILADVHEVLGEGFKRLEVKHN